Proteins encoded together in one Osmerus eperlanus chromosome 20, fOsmEpe2.1, whole genome shotgun sequence window:
- the chrna11 gene encoding cholinergic receptor, nicotinic, alpha 11, which yields MWGSGALVLCGFSALIHVSMQGPHQRNLLKNLLKDYNRMERPVGNDSLPLTVVFTLSLVQIMDVDEKNQVLTTNIWLRMSWFDHYLQWNQSEYPGVKNLRFTTDQVWTPDILLYNSADDDFDSTFKTNVLVNSSGFCEYLPPGIFMSTCNVDVRWFPFDLQKCELKFGSWTYDGWLLDLQMSDADISGYMPNGEWDLVAVPGTRGEQFYDCCKEPYPDVTFVITIRRRTLYYALNLLIPCVLLSSMTLLIFVLPADSGEKISLGITVLLSLTVFMLLVAEIMPATSDSIPLIGQYFASIMIIVGMSVIATVVVLQYHHHDPNGGAMPKWVQLFLLQWVAWFLRMKRPGESDGPERPPCAPHLRRCSSGSQSGSLPNPPDAMLHPLHPQNLAPLQAGPLHAGHPHLHAQSSANNNGNLLYIGFQNLDEPPLLPESLQRNSISAGPPRMAGSPPPHLPPQFCSPPPPPTPNMDTVGCPSTVSSGGGFGGGPGGGCSQGGIGDPQLQAILEEVRYMADRFREQDETDSMADQWKFAAAVIDRLCLVAFSVFNIICTISILMSAPNFVEAVSKDFI from the exons ATGTGGGGCTCTGGTGCACTGGTTCTCTGTGGATTCTCTGCTCTGATTCACG TGTCTATGCAGGGCCCTCACCAGAGGAACCTGCTGAAGAACCTGCTGAAGGACTACAACCGCATGGAGCGCCCGGTGGGCAACGACTCCTTGCCTCTCACCGTGGTCTTCACCCTCAGCCTGGTCCAGATCATGGATGTG GATGAGAAAAATCAGGTCCTTACCACAAACATATGGCTTCGAATG AGCTGGTTCGATCATTATCTCCAATGGAACCAGTCTGAATACCCAGGAGTAAAAAACCTGCGTTTCACCACAGACCAGGTTTGGACCCCAGACATCCTTCTCTACAACAG tGCAGACGATGACTTTGACTCCACCTTCAAGACAAATGTGCTGGTCAACTCTAGTGGATTTTGTGAATACCTACCTCCAG GGATCTTCATGAGCACGTGTAATGTGGACGTACGCTGGTTCCCCTTCGACCTCCAGAAGTGCGAGCTGAAGTTTGGCTCCTGGACCTATGACGGTTGGCTGTTGGACCTCCAGATGAGCGATGCAGACATCTCAGGATATATGCCCAACGGCGAGTGGGATCTTGTTG CTGTGCCTGGAACACGCGGTGAGCAGTTCTATGACTGCTGCAAGGAGCCCTACCCTGACGTGACGTTTGTGATCACCATCAGGAGGAGGACCCTGTACTACGCCCTGAACCTGCTGATCCCCTGCGTGCTGCTGTCCTCCATGACGCTGCTCATCTTCGTTCTGCCCGCAGACTCTGGAGAGAAGATCTCtctgg GCATCACAGTGCTGCTGTCTCTCACAGTCTTCATGTTACTGGTAGCAGAGATTATGCCAGCTACATCGGACTCCATCCCTTTGATCg GCCAGTACTTTGCCAGTATTATGATAATAGTGGGGATGTCGGTCATAGCCACTGTGGTGGTGCTGCAATATCATCACCACGACCCAAATGGAGGAGCAATGCCGAAATGG gtccagctCTTCCTGCTCCAGTGGGTGGCATGGTTCCTGCGTATGAAGCGTCCGGGGGAGAGCGATGGCCCGGAGCGCCCCCCCTGTGCCCCGCACCTCCGCCGCTGCTCCTCAGGCTCCCAGAGTGGCAGCCTGCCCAACCCTCCAGACGCCATGCTGCACCCGCTGCACCCACAGAACCTTGCCCCTCTCCAGGCCGGGCCGCTCCACGCCGGGCACCCCCACCTCCATGCCCAGTCCAGCGCCAACAACAACGGCAACCTGCTCTACATAGGGTTCCAGAACCTGGACGAGCCCCCACTGCTTCCCGAGTCCCTCCAGAGGAACAGCATCTCGGCCGGACCCCCCCGGATGGCAgggagcccccctccacacctgcccCCCCAATTCTGCAGTCCCCCGCCACCCCCTACCCCCAACATGGACACAGTGGGCTGCCCCAGCACTGTTTCCAGTGGCGGGGGCTTTGGCGGTGGACCCGGAGGGGGTTGTTCGCAGGGGGGAATAGGTGACCCCCAGCTCCAGGCCATCCTGGAGGAGGTGCGGTACATGGCAGACCGTTTCCGTGAGCAGGACGAGACGGACAGCATGGCGGACCAGTGGAAGTTTGCCGCGGCGGTCATCGACCGCCTGTGTCTGGTGGCCTTCAGTGTGTTCAACATCATCTGCACCATTTCCATCCTCATGTCCGCTCCCAACTTTGTGGAGGCCGTCTCAAAAGACTTTATCTGA